GAATGATTGTGGCTCTAAAGTGGAACCCTTACAGACCGAAAGGGAACTCCTTCCTGTAGTATCTTTCTTCATAAATGGTAATGACTTAAAGAAAAGTGGGGCAGTTTCAGATGCCATTTGACTTAACGAGGAATTTGTCTGTTGGGAATTATATTGAATAAGAAAACTGAAACATCACCAGGACTTGAGGGAACTTTTAAAATTCCAAGCTGAAGTAACATTCAATAGATTTTACCAGGAAGATCGGTAAAGATAGAGACACTATCAAGAACCCAACAATTTAATAGaatagttatttataaaatatcagaACCAGTTGGACCTTTAGTGAGAGGGTAGTTCAATGATTAAAGCagagaaattttaaatcattattAACAAGTTTCAGGTGCTCATTGGCTGCTTAGTGCATCAGCAGGCAGAAATGGAAAAGGATAACCACCTCATGTTCTTGTTTCTTCTCTCTgccttttctcatattttaatcAAAGATTTTCCAACGTTatagttatttatatatgcAGGTCTTGTTTTTCCGGGAGGACGGTGTAATGGAGAAGTAGTTTGGTTGGACATACGAATTGTTAACATAAACCTGTAAAGATTATATCATCAAACACTTTCTTagagattaatttatttttgttgtgaTGATGAGGTATGCGGAGAATGGCTGTGAAGTGACATTACAGGAAAGACAAAGGGAAGATATTCATGGCTCCAGGCATGCTTCAAAGGCCATTAACACTTCGTTTTCTCAGGTAGGCAAGTTCACAGCCGCCATGTTCACTACAAGAAAATAGCAGAATAGGGACGGAAATTAACAGCGGATGGCAATTGTCTCTAATTGGGGACGGATTTGAGATATATTGCATATATAAATCTTGTATGCCGGAATTGCACAATAAAAAAAGGGTTTCTGATATGAAAAATTCTGGCCTCCAAAATAGAGTTTGCCAAGTTCAGTTATTGAGTGGTTGTTTGTGACCAACTTAATCTATCAAATGTTATTCTCAAGCTGAGTCTGATTCTGTTTGTTTGGTGGAAGTAGTTTGAGGTTGCAATTGAATGGCACGAATTAGAATAGAGAGAGGGGTTGGCCTATCATCAGTAATGGGTTAGGTAAATAAGAGGGTATGCAACTTTTTAGGTATATGGTTTCTTGCACTGAACTCAATAGTGGTACCATTATGGTTTCCATTGTGGAGCATCTGTAAAATACAGTCTATCAATCCAATTCATATGCAACTTTGCTAgttctaaattaattctttcagCAAATGCAATGTACATATTTGGTTTATAAATGGTAAAAAATGGCTACATAATCCTTTTCTAGGTGATTAGAGGTTATAGTTAGGGGTGGTAAATTTTGGATCATAATCGGATAGCAATATCCTCTTTAAATCTCTctcacacacatatatatatagttagtGTAATATTTAGCATGAATGGATATTGTTTTTAGATGAATTTTAGAATGTCGTAGTTACagtaaatattatactaattatatatatttgggtGTGAGATATTTAAAGAGAATATTGCTATATGACTATGTTACTTTCttataactaatatatttggtaaattaagagtctattaaatattagaaagaaggaaaaaaaaaactataagaTAATATGAGATTACTATGTTCAAATCAAATCAcatatgtattttaaaattaaaaaattatatattaaaaaatacaagctaaatattttgtcttttaatccaataagtgattatcaaaaagaaaaatcatccattataatatttttaatatttattaattaatagaattaataatttattaaacatcaaatataagaaagtggactttatatataaataaaataagctaATGCTTTAATTTACCACAGTGACTGTCACTTATTATCAGATTTATgcagaaaaacaaaaatggaaTATGGTCCCATTATGTCTCCACTGGCATCTGCCCAACTGGATAAAGGGTTTAGCTTCCAAAAACATTACTTTCAAGTCCCTGTTTGCAAATATGGCTTTTAGTGTTGAAAATTTCAACCCtaataatacatttaattGGACAACTAAAGGCAATACAAAAGGAAAGCATTCCATTCAGTGGCAATGGGATGTCAAATTCTGTCTCCAGTCTGGCAGTCCAAACATTGTCTTATAAAACATAACTTACTGATTTACTCTCTTAAATCTAATCATCTCTACTGTTGAATCCAAAaacatttctttctttaaatttaatttatactaaCTTTTTTTATGGTCCCCAATTTTGATTTTAGGACATGCACCCAAAAGTGCCTGCACCTATGTACATCATTGGCTACTGTTTTCTTCTATCCAATTTCCTCTTACTAgaaaaatgattatttaatatgCATGTATTAGTGCagatttattagttaattaagttaaatattttaaattttatgtttagtGGGTGCTAACTTATTTACAGAATGTCTAGTCTATATTCAATTTGTATATAGTTGTTGGTTCTTATTGTTTGTGTTATATTACCAAGAGGTTAAGGCATGATTTGAATTAAAGGGTTtcagattttataaaatttatgaatttaagctAAGTTTATTTCATCAGATTATTAAAAAGGgtttaaaaaaagtaataaatcttaaaaatttgttatttttttgaaaatttctaAATCTTAGAGGTTTTGATTTTCCTACTAAAAATGGGAGATTACTGTTTATAACCAGGATGGATTTTTACagtattttctattataaaattatttctctaaatggggttatttgaaattcataaatttctaaaataaaattaaaaaaaaaatttggaatagTCTTCCTATTTCATAAGGGTCTCCaatcaatttttgaaataaactGGTAGAAACAAGTTGGTCAAAAATTGCTTTCTATCCAGTAATAGGGTCCATGATAGGCAGTCACCTTCAAAATTGATGTGCACTGGATCACTAACAACCATCCTACTTTGGTGTCATCTTTCTGGACTCTTTCCTGCCATACTTAATGTCTCAAATCTCTGACTAAACTCTGTAAAATCCTTTTCTTTCAACActaaaaacttcatttttggTGTCTAAATTGATTTTCATATGCTTGTAAGTTGCAAACTTGGAAAATACCttcattttttagaaaataacctaatCTATAACAAATAGCTTCACTTTTATCTTAAACTACTTCTTACTCTATTCTCATCCCATgcctcttctttctttcattacctttcatcaaaatttttcaattttaccCATCACTAAGCACTTTGATAGTTGGGTTGCACAATATTTgttaattgaattgaatttttaagcgaatttttcagaaatatagtaaaaataataaaaaatattatttttattgtataattttttaataatattatttttttagctttttttaATACGGCATAGgtgttttctctttattttattaaaaaataactaaaaaataaaaactagaatcatatttttaaaaataattaaaaaaacgtgcttttgatatttttacacaccaaaaaaattatattttaatttgataaaaaataaaaaatataaatatttttgttgttttttaatttttaaatagtttactgaaaaaaaaaaaaaaagacacaCTCAAAGAGCTCTCTTATAGCACTAAAAGCATAGAGAAAGTTCTAGAGAGTGATTATGCAACTCTAGAGCgtacatattaattattaaattatatataaaaagatttttttaatacgatTGATGAATACAAGCACAACTTTTTATAAtctatattcttaattatatttatttttatttcatatataaaaattatattcttcctctttttcattattcttataataataaaattttgttttatatatttcatgatccataattataaaagtgaCTTAACAACATTAGAttctattaatttgtattGTTAGTATTTGGATTCTAATTAGCATGATTatgtttaaaaagaaaaaaataacaattgttAATCAACGAAACGAATGTGTGACTCAAAGATCATATTACTTTGatttaaaacaaaaggaaatttatagattttgtCATGTCTATGTATACTAATTTAGTggatttaaattcttttgacatgtatatttagattttaatatataaatttattttaatatgtgcatttattttttatataggaaatttaagtttatattcaattttatagctttttttattaatttattaatcaataagttacatttctaattaaatacggactctaattctaaaaataaaaatattaattatattttaatattatattaactaataaaataatcttctaatcagataataatattaattatatcctaagaaatagcatattaattatattttaatattaaattaattaatgaaataattttctaatcggataataatattaattctattttaaaaataatatattaattataattaataaattaattttataattagataatattctaattctagaaaataaaatcttaaattatatccttaatattatattcaataataaaataatttttaattttaaaaaataataatatttattatattagtaaattaatttatataatatcaaaattaactaattattagaataatttttatattattgtattaattaaattttaaaattttaaaaagattaagagcatttaaaaatatctaattttttttaattttataaattaataaaaatattaaaatttttattaaattatatttattaatttagttttataatcaaaataaaaacacgAAACGATTAGTCTTGTATAATTCTACATGTGTCTTTAtgcaatctttttttttttataggatCTTATGTTTACTCTtccttcaaattcttttttcttccattaattgttatatagttattatttaacatCATTACTTGtaaataattccataattTGACAACCTAGATTGCCCAActttaattatcttattatcaattttaatatgaaatgCGGGAGTTCAAGACTACTcgatttatagtttttttttttttcctgttaGAGTAATaactttttcaaatttgtttTCTCGAATAAATAgcagaaaattgaaaattatgtTTGAACTTTTAATTGTTGATCAAATTGTCgtatatttcatatttcacgacgacttttatttataaataattatataaattaaatttataagtaaaatttattaaaaatctacgtattataataaacttttattataattaagagtatatatatatatatagattaatgAAATTCTTTGCTCATATGTCCTCCTCTCATCTTGTCACGTGTCCCAATTAATCTTCCAATCATATCGCAGCACGTCATCCTAAATCCAAAACTCCACAAACTGGAATTGTAACCCAAACTCCATCTCCAGCTCTATATAAACCCCTTCTCCTCCACATAAAACCTCCACCAGTCTCTTCTGGTTTTTCTTTAACTCTCTCGAGAACcctctttgttttctttttaaaagtcCTTTTCTCTCCCAAGAAATTAAACTTCTTTGAAGTGTAGGCAGCCGATTCGAGGCTTTTTCAAGAACTGGCTAATTCACAGGAAATACTGGAAGAAGAATCGTCTTCAAGGAAGAACCAAGAAGTGGTTCTTTCCCTTTATGAAGCCTTAAAGTCTCGAGACGTCGATACTGTTCACAAGATCCTTGCTTCTGACCTTGAATGGTGGTTTCATGGCCCGCCATCTCATCAGTTTATGATGCGCCTCCTTACTGGTGCTGACACATCATTATcaaaaattagcaaaaaaacCTTTGAATTCAACCCAGAAATCATTAGGGTTTTTGGCTCCATTGTCATAGCTGAAGGGTGTGATTCTACTCGCTCTATTTCTTGGGTTCATGCTTGGACCGTGACTGATGGGATAATTACTCAGGTTAAAGAGTACTTCAACACTTCTCTCACCGTCACTCGCCTTGGTCATCGAGATCAATCTGAACCGTCTGATTCTTCTCCATCTTCTTCGTCGTCGTCGTCGTCATCAACGGCCGAGATTACTTCTGTGCATTGCCCGTCCGTTTGGGAGAGTAGCCTCTCCAATCGGGTCGGAAAGTCGGTGCCGGGTTTGGTTCTTGCAATCTAGTGTCTCTCTCTGATCAACTGCAGCCGTTTCTATTAACAACgataataaaaggaaaaggttGCACTTGTGTGTCTGAACAGAGATGTAATGTGTTTAAGGTATTGTTTGTTTCTTAGTTCTGGTTTGGTTTTTTAAGTTGTTCTGTGTGGTTTGTGCCAACG
The nucleotide sequence above comes from Ricinus communis isolate WT05 ecotype wild-type chromosome 6, ASM1957865v1, whole genome shotgun sequence. Encoded proteins:
- the LOC8259502 gene encoding wound-induced protein 1 — encoded protein: MMRLLTGADTSLSKISKKTFEFNPEIIRVFGSIVIAEGCDSTRSISWVHAWTVTDGIITQVKEYFNTSLTVTRLGHRDQSEPSDSSPSSSSSSSSSTAEITSVHCPSVWESSLSNRVGKSVPGLVLAI